Proteins from one Cicer arietinum cultivar CDC Frontier isolate Library 1 chromosome 3, Cicar.CDCFrontier_v2.0, whole genome shotgun sequence genomic window:
- the LOC105852807 gene encoding uncharacterized protein — MSLRHLLEGISKYSKQTKPFTNLSSVSKPFNKKQTKPFGNPSTPFKPFNAVQTLQRRSSFNVVRPSTPFNAVQTSFAVQRRSNVVRRSTPFVFAVQRRSCSPFNAVRVRRSPPLIMKTLLFRTILTVQTQTGL; from the exons ATGTCG ttaaggcATTTGTTAGAAGGCATTTCTAAGTATAGTAAGCAAACAAAACCCTTCACAAATTTGAGTTCAGTAAGCAAACCCTTCAACAAGAAGCAAACAAAACCATTTGGAAACCCTTCAACGCCGTTCAAACCCTTCAACGCCGTTCAAACCCTTCAACGCCGTTCGTCGTTCAACGTCGTTCGTCCTTCAACGCCGTTCAACGCCGTTCAAACGTCGTTCGCCGTTCAACGCCGTTCAAACGTCGTTCGCCGTTCAACGCCGTTCGTGTTCGCCGTTCAACGCCGTTCGTGTTCGCCGTTCAACGCCGTTCGTGTTCGCCGTTCGCC GCCACTCATCATGAAAACCTTGTTGTTCAGAACTATTTTGACAGTGCAGACTCAAACTGGACTCTGA